In one Rhodothermus sp. genomic region, the following are encoded:
- the mnmA gene encoding tRNA 2-thiouridine(34) synthase MnmA, whose product MSRHGRVLVAMSGGVDSSVTAALLHEQGYEVVGITMKTWDYTSSGVRTGKEVGCCSLESMNDARAVAVRLGFPHFIVDIREEFGDWVIERFTEEYLAGRTPNPCILCNTHIKWAALLRRADQLGCEYIATGHYARIRYDKKLGRYVISRGRDLNKDQSYVLWGIAQEHLARTLLPLGDYTKPEIRRIAAEMGFERLAQKPDSYEICFIPDNDYRNFLRRRVPDLDQKVGPGKFVLEDGTVVGTHQGYPFYTIGQRHGLGLALGYPVYVTHIDPETNTITVGPREALLRQRLVARQINLIKYPDLHEERPAVGKIRSRDEGAPCLVWQEDDALHVAFARPRAAITPGQAVVLYEGDDVLAGGWIHEVLDTPVASATATTRHV is encoded by the coding sequence ATGAGTCGGCACGGACGGGTTCTGGTGGCGATGAGTGGCGGTGTGGATTCGTCCGTCACTGCCGCCCTGCTACACGAGCAGGGCTATGAGGTGGTCGGCATTACCATGAAGACCTGGGATTATACCTCCAGCGGCGTGCGTACAGGCAAGGAAGTGGGTTGCTGCTCGCTGGAGTCGATGAACGATGCCCGCGCGGTGGCCGTGCGACTGGGCTTCCCACATTTCATCGTGGATATCCGAGAAGAATTCGGTGACTGGGTGATTGAACGTTTTACAGAGGAATATCTGGCCGGACGCACGCCCAATCCCTGCATTCTCTGCAATACCCACATCAAGTGGGCCGCTCTGTTACGGCGGGCAGATCAGCTCGGATGTGAGTATATTGCCACGGGCCATTATGCCCGGATTCGTTACGACAAGAAGCTGGGGCGCTATGTCATCTCACGCGGCCGCGACCTGAACAAGGACCAGAGCTATGTGCTCTGGGGCATTGCCCAGGAACATCTGGCACGGACGCTGCTCCCCTTGGGCGATTACACCAAGCCGGAAATCCGACGCATAGCCGCTGAAATGGGCTTCGAACGATTGGCGCAAAAGCCAGACTCCTACGAGATCTGCTTCATTCCGGATAACGACTACCGAAATTTTCTGCGTAGGCGGGTACCTGATCTGGACCAGAAGGTCGGGCCGGGCAAGTTTGTACTTGAAGACGGTACGGTGGTAGGCACGCACCAGGGCTACCCGTTCTATACGATTGGTCAGCGTCACGGGCTCGGGTTGGCGCTCGGCTATCCTGTCTATGTTACCCATATTGATCCGGAAACCAATACGATTACCGTGGGACCGCGTGAGGCGCTGCTTCGTCAACGGTTGGTGGCGCGTCAGATTAACCTGATCAAGTACCCGGATCTGCACGAAGAGCGTCCGGCTGTGGGCAAGATTCGATCCAGGGACGAAGGAGCGCCCTGTCTGGTCTGGCAGGAGGACGATGCGTTGCATGTGGCTTTTGCCCGGCCGCGTGCGGCCATCACGCCCGGGCAGGCGGTGGTGCTTTACGAAGGCGACGATGTGCTGGCAGGAGGCTGGATTCATGAGGTGCTGGATACGCCGGTAGCGTCGGCTACGGCCACGACTCGGCACGTCTGA